From a single Sphingosinicellaceae bacterium genomic region:
- a CDS encoding GlxA family transcriptional regulator, whose product MHKLAFLLMPEFSHLGLAAAIEPLFLANWLEQRTLFEWTIVSRDGQPVRASNGVLAPVDGDLASAAGSATVFVLASFDPHHVVRDAAVLAWLRRTARAGAEVGGIENGSLVLAEAGLLDGLEAAIHWDNRVGFEERYPKVRAVDQLFARSGRRLSCAGAAAILDLMVAWIGWQGLPELAGEVADHLLLGRARDAASPQRPARAARLAVADARVAAAQAIMRDHLEEPLPCHAIAAHVGLSLRQIERRFDRELGRSVVAEYLLLRLARAHQLLQQTEASVTDISIACGFASPAYFSRLYRRTFGCSPSTDRRQSTTAPVFRYAAVAR is encoded by the coding sequence GTGCACAAGCTCGCTTTCCTGCTGATGCCCGAATTCTCGCACCTCGGCCTCGCCGCGGCGATCGAGCCGTTGTTCCTCGCCAACTGGCTGGAGCAGCGAACCTTGTTCGAATGGACGATCGTGTCGCGCGACGGCCAGCCGGTCCGCGCCAGCAACGGCGTGCTCGCGCCCGTCGACGGTGACCTCGCCAGCGCCGCGGGCAGCGCGACGGTGTTCGTACTGGCGAGCTTCGATCCGCACCACGTCGTCCGCGACGCGGCGGTCCTCGCCTGGCTGCGCCGCACGGCGCGCGCCGGGGCCGAAGTCGGCGGCATCGAGAATGGCAGCCTGGTGCTGGCAGAGGCAGGACTGCTCGACGGCCTGGAGGCGGCGATCCACTGGGACAACCGCGTCGGCTTCGAGGAACGCTACCCCAAGGTCCGCGCCGTCGACCAGTTGTTCGCGCGCAGTGGGCGGCGGCTGAGCTGCGCCGGGGCGGCGGCGATCCTCGACCTGATGGTGGCGTGGATCGGCTGGCAGGGCCTGCCCGAACTCGCAGGTGAGGTCGCCGACCATCTGCTGCTCGGTCGCGCGCGCGACGCCGCCAGCCCGCAACGCCCGGCGCGCGCGGCGCGGCTCGCGGTCGCCGATGCCCGGGTCGCGGCGGCGCAGGCGATCATGCGCGACCATCTCGAGGAGCCGCTACCGTGCCACGCGATCGCGGCCCATGTCGGGCTGTCGCTGCGCCAGATCGAGCGGCGCTTCGACCGCGAGCTCGGGCGCTCGGTAGTAGCCGAGTACCTGCTGCTGCGGCTGGCGCGCGCCCACCAGCTCCTCCAGCAGACCGAGGCCAGCGTCACCGACATCTCGATCGCCTGCGGGTTCGCCTCGCCGGCGTATTTCTCGCGTCTCTATCGGCGGACCTTCGGCTGTTCGCCGAGTACAGACCGGCGCCAGTCGACGACCGCTCCGGTGTTTCGATACGCCGCCGTGGCACGGTAA
- a CDS encoding aromatic ring-hydroxylating dioxygenase subunit alpha has translation MDTDALWTEADQQAGFALPSRYFYDEDIYRRERTEIFFKSWHLVAHVNELHTPGAFVTHDIFDQSVLVQAGKDGTIRAFHNVCQHRGNRLVEARRGTSPATVCGYHAWTYELDGALRGAPRSACVPGFDKAKFGLKPVRVEVFASFVFVNLDADALPLAETAPTAEAIIRRFIPDLDRLVLIEEVDVPVPANWKVIQENSIEGYHFDYSGPHHKTLVDLIDFAGYDLQEHGDWWTYIGPPKPDTTEAYGVPLASATWQTDAFFNIGLWPNTTIYAFPYADVVGTFIMNPTGPETSSLRFGYYGVEGRILPEVSKACIRWMNEDLGPEDIRLNVSNQKGLRSIGFDHGVYMIGDGLDNRSEKLVRHFHRLCHDAVNR, from the coding sequence ATGGACACCGACGCCCTATGGACCGAGGCCGACCAGCAGGCCGGTTTCGCGCTGCCGTCGCGCTATTTCTACGACGAGGACATCTACCGGCGCGAGCGCACGGAGATCTTCTTCAAGTCGTGGCACCTGGTGGCGCACGTCAACGAGCTGCACACCCCCGGCGCGTTCGTCACCCACGACATCTTCGACCAGAGCGTGCTCGTGCAAGCCGGCAAGGACGGTACGATCCGCGCCTTCCACAACGTCTGCCAGCACCGCGGCAACCGGCTCGTCGAGGCGCGTCGCGGCACGTCCCCGGCGACCGTCTGCGGCTATCACGCCTGGACCTATGAACTCGACGGAGCCTTGCGCGGTGCGCCCCGCAGCGCCTGCGTTCCCGGCTTCGACAAGGCCAAGTTCGGGCTCAAGCCGGTGCGTGTCGAGGTCTTCGCGTCCTTCGTGTTCGTCAATCTCGATGCTGACGCCCTCCCGCTCGCCGAGACCGCACCGACCGCGGAGGCGATCATCCGCCGCTTCATCCCCGACCTCGACCGGCTGGTGCTGATCGAGGAGGTCGACGTCCCCGTGCCCGCCAACTGGAAGGTCATCCAGGAGAATTCGATCGAGGGCTATCACTTCGATTACTCGGGACCGCACCATAAGACGCTGGTCGATTTGATCGATTTCGCCGGCTACGACCTGCAGGAACACGGCGACTGGTGGACCTATATCGGGCCGCCGAAGCCGGACACGACCGAGGCCTATGGCGTGCCGCTGGCGAGCGCGACCTGGCAGACCGACGCGTTCTTCAACATCGGGCTGTGGCCGAACACGACGATCTACGCCTTCCCCTATGCGGACGTCGTCGGCACCTTCATCATGAACCCGACCGGCCCCGAGACCTCGTCGCTGCGCTTCGGCTATTACGGGGTCGAGGGGCGTATCCTGCCGGAGGTCAGCAAGGCCTGCATCCGCTGGATGAACGAGGATCTGGGTCCAGAGGACATCCGCCTCAACGTCTCGAACCAGAAGGGCCTGCGCTCGATAGGCTTCGACCACGGCGTCTACATGATCGGCGACGGCCTCGACAACCGCAGCGAAAAGCTCGTCCGTCATTTCCACAGATTGTGTCACGATGCCGTCAACCGCTGA
- a CDS encoding choline dehydrogenase — translation MPSTAEAYDYVIVGAGSAGCVLAARLTEDQAVRVLLLEAGPPDRSWRIDMPAAVGSLLSSDRFNWAYVSDPEPHLGGRRLAHPRGRVLGGSSSINGMVYIRGHARDYDGWAQAGLAGWSYADILPYFKRAEGHLLGGDAYHGGDGPLAVHAPEIAATPLAAAFVRAAAEAGYPLSPDVNGAQQEGFGRIDRTTRNGRRWSVAKAYLYPARSRSNLVVRTGALVHRIVVDQGRAAGVVVAVGGTTSEIRATREVIVAAGAINSPQLLQLSGIGDPEHLASVGIPLTHALPAVGANLNDHPDIVIQHRCRDASSLFGINRGLRKVATGLRWFARLDGPAGSNHFEAGGFLRSRAGIEHPDLQLTFMPIAIQPGTVDDVGGHSFQVHIDLMRPRSLGRVRITSADPTTPPSILFNYLADPQDRADLRQSVRLTREILAQPALDRFRGAEIFPGPEVASDDAIDAWLNDAVETCYHPVGTCRMGRDALGSVVDGTLRVHGLEGLRVVDASIMPAIVSGNTNAPTVMIAEKASDIIRGRVPLQREDVPVWIHPKWESAQR, via the coding sequence ATGCCGTCAACCGCTGAGGCCTACGACTATGTGATCGTCGGGGCCGGGTCGGCGGGGTGCGTCCTCGCCGCGCGGCTGACCGAGGATCAGGCGGTGCGCGTGCTGTTGCTCGAGGCGGGGCCGCCGGACCGCAGCTGGCGCATCGACATGCCAGCGGCGGTCGGCTCGCTGCTGTCGTCCGACCGCTTCAACTGGGCCTATGTCTCCGATCCCGAACCGCATCTGGGCGGGCGGCGGCTGGCGCATCCGCGCGGGCGGGTGCTCGGCGGCTCGTCGTCGATCAACGGCATGGTCTATATCCGCGGCCACGCGCGCGACTACGACGGCTGGGCACAAGCGGGCCTCGCGGGCTGGAGCTACGCCGACATCCTGCCCTACTTCAAGCGCGCCGAGGGGCACCTGCTCGGCGGCGATGCCTATCATGGCGGCGACGGGCCGCTGGCAGTGCACGCGCCCGAGATCGCGGCCACGCCGCTTGCCGCCGCCTTCGTCCGGGCGGCGGCGGAGGCCGGCTATCCGCTGTCGCCCGACGTCAACGGCGCGCAGCAGGAGGGTTTCGGCCGCATCGACCGCACCACGCGCAACGGCCGCCGCTGGAGCGTCGCGAAGGCGTACCTCTACCCGGCTCGGTCGCGTTCCAACCTCGTCGTCCGGACCGGCGCGCTCGTTCACCGCATCGTCGTTGACCAGGGCCGCGCCGCCGGGGTCGTCGTTGCGGTTGGCGGCACCACGAGCGAAATCCGGGCGACCCGCGAGGTCATCGTCGCGGCGGGCGCGATCAATTCGCCGCAGCTTCTGCAACTGTCGGGCATCGGCGATCCAGAGCATCTCGCCAGCGTCGGCATCCCGCTCACCCACGCGCTGCCTGCGGTCGGTGCCAACCTCAACGATCATCCCGATATCGTCATCCAGCACCGCTGCCGCGACGCGAGCTCGCTGTTCGGGATCAATCGCGGCCTGCGCAAGGTTGCCACCGGCCTGCGCTGGTTCGCGCGGCTGGACGGCCCCGCTGGCTCCAACCACTTCGAGGCGGGCGGCTTCCTGCGCAGCCGCGCCGGGATCGAGCATCCCGACCTCCAGCTGACCTTCATGCCGATCGCGATCCAGCCCGGCACGGTCGACGATGTCGGCGGCCACAGCTTCCAGGTCCATATCGACCTGATGCGACCGCGCAGCCTTGGCCGGGTACGGATCACCAGCGCTGATCCCACGACGCCGCCTTCGATCCTGTTCAACTATCTCGCCGATCCGCAGGACCGGGCCGACCTGCGCCAGTCGGTGCGGCTGACCCGCGAAATCCTTGCGCAGCCGGCGCTCGACCGGTTTCGCGGCGCGGAGATCTTTCCCGGCCCGGAAGTCGCCAGCGACGACGCCATCGACGCCTGGCTGAACGACGCGGTGGAGACCTGCTATCACCCGGTCGGTACCTGCCGAATGGGCCGCGACGCGCTCGGCTCGGTCGTCGACGGGACCTTGCGCGTCCACGGCCTTGAAGGCTTGCGCGTCGTCGATGCCTCGATCATGCCCGCGATTGTCAGCGGCAATACCAACGCCCCGACGGTCATGATCGCCGAGAAGGCGAGCGACATCATCCGGGGCCGGGTACCATTGCAGCGCGAGGACGTGCCAGTCTGGATTCACCCGAAGTGGGAGAGTGCGCAGCGATGA
- a CDS encoding class II aldolase/adducin family protein: MTGFDHQQARVDLAAAFRWFARLGMHESVANHLSIAVSDDGARFLVNPRGRHFARVRASDLLLLDANDAATMDRPDAPDPTAWHLHSRLHALLPQARCIMHLHSKYATALACLADPSMPAIDMNTARFTGRMAIDDAFGGMALSNAEGDRVAGLLGGGKTVLLMANHGVLVVGPTVADAFDELYYFERAAETLLTCYATGRALRILPDAVAQRTEVDWRSYGQLAVDHLAEVKAILDVETPDYRG; encoded by the coding sequence ATGACCGGGTTCGATCATCAACAGGCGCGGGTCGACCTCGCCGCCGCGTTTCGCTGGTTCGCGCGGCTCGGCATGCACGAGTCCGTCGCCAACCACCTGTCTATCGCGGTGTCGGACGACGGCGCGCGCTTCCTGGTCAATCCGCGCGGTCGCCATTTCGCCCGCGTCCGGGCGAGCGACCTGCTGCTGCTCGACGCGAACGACGCGGCGACGATGGACCGGCCCGACGCTCCCGACCCGACCGCCTGGCACCTGCATTCGCGGCTGCACGCATTACTCCCGCAGGCGCGCTGTATAATGCACCTCCATTCGAAGTACGCGACCGCGCTCGCCTGCCTCGCCGACCCGTCGATGCCGGCGATCGACATGAACACCGCGCGTTTCACTGGCCGGATGGCGATCGACGACGCGTTCGGGGGCATGGCGCTGTCGAACGCCGAGGGTGACCGCGTCGCCGGGCTACTCGGCGGCGGCAAGACGGTCCTGCTGATGGCCAATCACGGCGTCCTCGTCGTCGGGCCGACGGTGGCGGACGCGTTCGACGAGCTGTATTATTTCGAGCGTGCCGCCGAGACGTTGTTGACCTGCTACGCCACCGGTCGCGCGTTGCGCATCCTGCCCGATGCGGTGGCGCAGCGGACCGAGGTCGATTGGCGCAGCTACGGGCAGTTGGCGGTCGACCATCTCGCGGAGGTCAAGGCGATCCTCGACGTCGAAACGCCCGACTATCGGGGATGA
- a CDS encoding PepSY domain-containing protein translates to MIHLPKHETKLLVAIHGWSGIVLGLLLYAVVLTGMTAVFADEIGIWSAGRVETRSAFEGPIDRSVRELTARTPAKYRADINLFEVGDHGLGAYFHHDEVAPGGQPTSRGIYYQLDRAGRIVSQREGTGEDVFGPRNDDALSSFLVDTHVRLRLPDPWGLLLTGILGLTMLVAAISGLLIHRHLFKDVFTLRRNVSPVLANRDRHSVAGTWSLPFAFVLAFTGSFFSFFGTIGVPIVAMAAFGGDQQALSEAVFGNPAKTNTTPSPLGNLDRLTSDATRRTGEAPNFMTIENFGRADAAVTTFHPARPGDLAPMTLAYSGATANFDRIKPLIGTRPSMGGTAAGIMGPVHFGNFAGVLSKAMWFGLGFAMCYVTFTGLRLWLVRRRERQRSLDWLERAVTVVGFGLPFGLAAAAVGFLLAMPQGSAVYWTPAAFLIAAGLAVAGGFVARSNTQLDRLLKAVTGATLLALPVVRLATGGPGWSDTFDAGQPVIIAVDIALAAAGGGMLWLLVRDPQDRPSNIVALQPAE, encoded by the coding sequence ATGATCCACCTGCCCAAGCACGAGACCAAGCTTCTCGTCGCCATCCACGGCTGGTCTGGGATCGTGCTCGGCCTGCTGCTGTATGCGGTGGTGCTGACCGGCATGACGGCGGTGTTCGCCGACGAGATCGGCATTTGGTCCGCCGGACGCGTCGAGACGCGCTCAGCGTTCGAGGGACCGATCGACCGGTCCGTCCGCGAGCTTACTGCCCGCACGCCCGCGAAATACCGCGCCGACATCAACCTGTTCGAGGTCGGCGACCACGGCCTCGGGGCCTACTTTCATCACGACGAGGTCGCGCCGGGTGGCCAGCCGACCAGCCGCGGCATCTATTACCAGCTCGACCGCGCCGGCCGGATCGTCAGCCAGCGCGAAGGCACCGGCGAAGATGTCTTTGGTCCCCGCAACGACGATGCGCTGAGCAGCTTCCTGGTCGACACGCATGTCCGACTGCGCCTGCCCGACCCCTGGGGGCTGCTGCTGACCGGCATCCTCGGGCTGACCATGCTGGTCGCGGCGATCTCCGGCCTGCTGATCCATCGCCATCTGTTCAAGGACGTCTTCACGCTGCGGCGCAACGTCAGCCCAGTGCTGGCCAATCGCGACCGTCACAGCGTCGCCGGAACCTGGAGCCTGCCATTCGCCTTCGTCCTGGCGTTTACGGGCAGCTTCTTTTCGTTCTTCGGCACCATCGGCGTGCCGATCGTCGCGATGGCGGCGTTCGGCGGCGACCAGCAAGCCCTGAGCGAAGCGGTGTTCGGCAATCCCGCAAAGACCAACACAACGCCTAGTCCACTCGGCAACCTCGACCGCCTCACCAGCGACGCGACGCGCCGCACCGGTGAAGCCCCGAATTTCATGACGATCGAGAACTTCGGTCGCGCCGACGCCGCCGTGACCACCTTTCACCCGGCCCGACCGGGCGACCTCGCGCCGATGACCCTCGCGTATTCGGGCGCCACCGCGAACTTCGACCGCATCAAGCCGCTGATCGGCACCCGGCCGTCGATGGGCGGGACCGCGGCCGGCATCATGGGGCCCGTGCACTTCGGCAATTTCGCTGGAGTGTTGTCGAAGGCCATGTGGTTCGGCCTCGGTTTTGCGATGTGTTACGTCACGTTCACCGGCCTCAGGCTGTGGCTGGTACGCCGCCGCGAGCGCCAGCGTTCGCTCGACTGGCTCGAGCGCGCGGTCACCGTTGTCGGCTTCGGCCTCCCCTTCGGACTGGCAGCGGCAGCGGTCGGTTTCCTGCTGGCGATGCCGCAGGGTTCGGCGGTCTACTGGACGCCGGCGGCCTTCCTGATCGCGGCGGGCCTGGCAGTCGCCGGCGGCTTCGTGGCACGTTCGAATACACAGCTCGACCGGCTGCTCAAGGCGGTCACCGGCGCGACCTTGCTCGCGTTGCCGGTGGTCCGGCTCGCGACCGGCGGTCCGGGCTGGTCCGACACCTTTGATGCCGGCCAGCCGGTCATCATCGCGGTCGACATTGCGCTGGCGGCCGCGGGCGGAGGGATGCTGTGGTTGCTGGTCCGCGACCCGCAGGACCGGCCGTCGAACATTGTCGCCTTGCAGCCCGCCGAATGA
- a CDS encoding lipopolysaccharide biosynthesis protein, which translates to MRKWFADGVFRAVLRNAGYLGSTKLIGAGLGLIALASAGRGLGPELFGVLMIVHTYATGTGSLVKFQSWQLILRYGAPAMRQGDTARAEDAIRFAFGLDIVSGLVGMVLAMAALPFLASIFQIPAAYFGIAFFYCTLVPTMSAATPTGVLRLLDRFDLLAAQQLATPILRAVGAGSAYLAGTGFVGFVAAWYIADLAGDLTLWWMAVRELRRRDMLGALRPGLRRTARRLPDSWSFAWTTNIAISLDASWGQLSNLVVAGILGPVAAGLYKIANTLIDTAGKPANLLTKGFYPEIMRLDPATKQPWQLALRTGMFAGLVGVAVVAVVVLGGKPVIAFAFGSRYLPAYGLLSAMVVALVVAMASFPLESLLYMVGRQRAALVAQAAGTALYLATLSVLSYRYGLPGAGAAFIVGTVALAVFRLLPVLTSYRSRENYGWPVGRAVPSPAA; encoded by the coding sequence ATGAGGAAGTGGTTCGCAGACGGGGTCTTCCGCGCCGTTCTGCGCAACGCCGGCTATCTCGGGTCGACCAAGCTGATCGGCGCGGGGCTGGGGCTGATTGCGCTCGCCAGCGCCGGACGCGGGCTCGGGCCGGAGCTGTTCGGCGTGTTGATGATCGTCCACACCTATGCCACCGGCACCGGTTCGCTGGTCAAGTTCCAAAGCTGGCAGCTGATCCTGCGATACGGGGCACCGGCGATGCGTCAGGGCGACACGGCGCGGGCCGAGGACGCCATCCGCTTCGCCTTCGGCCTCGACATCGTCAGCGGCCTGGTCGGCATGGTGCTGGCGATGGCGGCGTTGCCGTTCCTCGCCAGCATCTTCCAGATCCCGGCCGCCTATTTCGGCATCGCCTTCTTCTACTGCACGCTGGTACCGACGATGTCGGCGGCGACCCCGACCGGGGTCCTGCGCCTGCTCGACCGCTTCGACCTGCTCGCCGCGCAGCAACTCGCGACCCCGATCCTGCGCGCTGTCGGCGCTGGCTCGGCATACTTGGCAGGCACGGGTTTCGTCGGCTTCGTCGCCGCCTGGTACATCGCCGATCTCGCCGGCGATTTGACCTTGTGGTGGATGGCGGTCCGCGAATTGCGCCGCCGCGACATGCTCGGCGCACTGCGTCCGGGGCTGCGTCGCACCGCGCGTCGCCTGCCCGATTCCTGGAGCTTCGCCTGGACGACGAACATCGCGATCTCGCTCGATGCATCGTGGGGTCAGCTCAGCAATCTTGTCGTCGCGGGCATCCTCGGACCGGTCGCGGCGGGTCTGTACAAGATCGCCAACACCCTGATCGACACCGCGGGCAAGCCGGCCAACCTGCTGACCAAGGGCTTTTATCCCGAGATCATGCGTCTCGATCCGGCGACCAAGCAACCCTGGCAGCTGGCGCTGCGAACCGGAATGTTCGCCGGCCTGGTCGGCGTCGCCGTCGTCGCGGTCGTGGTCCTCGGCGGCAAGCCCGTAATCGCCTTCGCGTTCGGCAGCCGCTATCTTCCTGCCTACGGCTTGCTCAGCGCGATGGTCGTCGCACTGGTCGTCGCGATGGCGAGCTTCCCGCTGGAGTCCCTGCTCTACATGGTCGGCCGCCAGCGGGCCGCGCTGGTCGCGCAGGCGGCCGGGACGGCCCTGTATCTCGCGACACTGTCGGTGCTGAGCTATCGCTACGGCCTGCCGGGAGCCGGGGCGGCCTTCATTGTCGGTACAGTCGCGTTGGCGGTTTTCCGGCTTCTACCGGTCCTCACCAGCTACCGGAGCCGCGAAAACTACGGTTGGCCGGTCGGGAGAGCCGTCCCCTCGCCAGCCGCCTGA
- a CDS encoding nucleoside triphosphate hydrolase: protein MRDPDLAPLIAVVGSDGSGKSTVCAALVEWLGEQRPAEIRHLGKQSGNLGRAIARVPLIGKGADDRIVAKASKARDDDGPGGVTAIVIYLLSMRRVRRFRRMLAVRRRGIAIIADRYPQIGVPGPMDGLGLYAPSPKSGIARWLGRRERVHYQWMEKTVPDLVIRLNVDLATASARKPDHRYSSLKAKIEAVPLLSFNGAPIVDIDATLPLSEVLAQAKAAVAATLERIAAERSA from the coding sequence ATGCGCGACCCCGACCTTGCCCCGCTGATCGCCGTCGTGGGGTCCGACGGCTCGGGCAAGTCGACCGTCTGCGCCGCGCTGGTGGAGTGGCTGGGCGAGCAGCGGCCAGCGGAGATCCGGCACCTCGGGAAGCAATCTGGCAACCTCGGCCGTGCCATCGCGCGCGTGCCGCTGATCGGCAAGGGTGCCGACGACCGCATCGTCGCCAAGGCGAGCAAGGCGCGTGACGACGACGGTCCGGGCGGAGTCACCGCGATCGTCATCTACCTGCTGTCGATGCGCCGGGTGCGCCGGTTCCGCCGGATGCTGGCCGTTCGTCGTCGCGGCATCGCGATCATCGCCGACCGCTATCCGCAGATCGGCGTGCCCGGTCCGATGGACGGCCTCGGCCTGTATGCGCCCAGCCCGAAGAGCGGCATCGCGCGCTGGCTCGGCCGTCGCGAGCGTGTCCATTACCAGTGGATGGAGAAAACCGTCCCGGACCTCGTCATCCGTCTCAATGTCGATCTCGCCACCGCGTCGGCGCGCAAACCGGACCACCGCTACTCGTCGCTTAAGGCCAAGATCGAGGCGGTCCCACTTCTGTCCTTCAATGGCGCGCCGATCGTCGATATCGATGCGACGCTGCCCTTGAGCGAGGTCCTCGCCCAAGCCAAGGCGGCGGTGGCCGCGACGCTCGAACGGATCGCCGCGGAGCGCTCAGCTTAG
- a CDS encoding formate dehydrogenase subunit delta, with protein sequence MSATTIDRLVRMANQIAAEFDHQQPGNAPAATYDHLWHFWDPRMKAQILDHAAGGGDGLSPAAAIAVARLADGREPVSQTRATEFGADADGNTEGDAG encoded by the coding sequence ATGAGCGCCACCACGATCGACCGTCTGGTCCGCATGGCGAACCAGATCGCTGCCGAGTTCGACCACCAGCAACCGGGCAACGCCCCGGCGGCGACCTACGATCACCTGTGGCACTTCTGGGACCCGCGCATGAAAGCGCAGATCCTCGACCATGCCGCAGGTGGCGGCGACGGCCTGTCCCCGGCCGCGGCGATCGCCGTGGCCAGGCTAGCCGACGGGCGGGAACCAGTGTCACAGACCCGCGCCACCGAGTTCGGAGCCGACGCCGACGGCAATACCGAGGGAGATGCGGGCTAA